A part of Amycolatopsis lurida genomic DNA contains:
- a CDS encoding sensor histidine kinase — protein sequence MTWTDRVDRWTRTHPLVLDVLFALAVAALLGPPSLDILLVADSPAWVLWVAGLCGCAVLAGVAVRRIATVPAFAAAGLAMAVTVALPNTVVRPAPLGLASDGDSMEIPLFFLPASAAYLVLLYAVAARRPRRESLLALGISVLGALLCTARTATAYGALPAGWLTLLLAVLALVAAVAGTWAVGRFRFDRRRRLADEAAEAAERAAAGERQRIARDMHDIVAHSLAVIVRQAEGGSAIASRAPDRAAQALSVIAGTAREALADMRDTLRVLQETEPRPSLAGIPALVDRVRATGVDVRLTERGRPGALTASAAMAAYRLVQEGLTNSVKHAGPRTGVSVTITHTPQASVFVVEDDGAGAGERPSLPGTGAGLSGVRDRVRAAGGTFEAGPVDGGFKVRAEFRVGEQGASR from the coding sequence GTGACGTGGACCGACCGCGTGGACCGGTGGACGCGCACACACCCGCTCGTCTTGGACGTCCTTTTCGCCCTGGCCGTCGCGGCACTGCTGGGGCCGCCTTCGCTCGACATCCTCCTGGTGGCCGATTCCCCGGCCTGGGTGCTGTGGGTGGCCGGCCTTTGCGGATGCGCGGTGCTCGCTGGCGTCGCGGTGCGGCGGATCGCCACCGTGCCCGCGTTCGCCGCCGCCGGACTCGCGATGGCGGTGACCGTCGCGTTGCCGAACACGGTGGTCCGGCCCGCGCCATTGGGGCTGGCCAGTGACGGCGACAGCATGGAGATCCCGCTGTTCTTTCTCCCGGCGTCAGCGGCCTATCTGGTGCTCCTGTACGCCGTCGCCGCGCGCCGCCCGCGGCGCGAGAGCCTGCTCGCCCTCGGGATCAGCGTGCTCGGCGCGTTGCTGTGCACCGCTCGGACGGCGACGGCCTACGGCGCGCTCCCCGCGGGGTGGCTCACGCTGCTACTGGCCGTTCTCGCACTGGTCGCGGCGGTGGCGGGCACCTGGGCCGTCGGCCGGTTCCGGTTCGACCGGCGGCGGCGCCTCGCCGACGAGGCCGCGGAAGCCGCCGAGCGTGCCGCGGCCGGCGAACGACAGCGCATCGCCCGCGACATGCACGACATCGTCGCCCATTCACTGGCGGTCATCGTGCGTCAGGCCGAAGGCGGCTCCGCCATCGCCTCCCGAGCGCCGGACCGCGCGGCGCAGGCGCTTTCCGTCATCGCCGGGACCGCCCGCGAGGCGCTGGCCGACATGCGGGACACGCTGCGGGTGTTGCAGGAGACCGAGCCGCGGCCCTCGCTCGCCGGGATCCCGGCGTTGGTGGACCGGGTCCGCGCGACGGGCGTCGATGTCCGGCTGACCGAGCGAGGGCGGCCCGGCGCGCTGACGGCGAGCGCCGCCATGGCCGCGTACCGGCTGGTCCAGGAGGGTTTGACCAACAGCGTCAAGCACGCGGGCCCCCGCACGGGTGTCTCTGTCACGATCACGCACACTCCGCAGGCGTCGGTGTTCGTCGTCGAGGACGACGGAGCCGGCGCCGGCGAACGGCCGTCGCTTCCCGGCACGGGCGCCGGCCTGAGTGGCGTCCGGGACCGCGTGCGCGCCGCGGGCGGTACGTTCGAGGCCGGTCCGGTCGACGGCGGTTTCAAGGTGCGCGCGGAGTTCCGCGTCGGCGAACAGGGAGCTTCGAGATGA
- a CDS encoding response regulator encodes MTIDVALVDDQELVRTGLAMVVDATDDIRIVVQAADGVEAVSKLAETKVDVVLMDVQMPRMDGVEATGVVAARENAPKVILLTTFDLDEYAIAGLRAGASGFLLKDASAGEVLHAIRAVHAGDAVIARSTTRRMLDQLAVARDTSSLLKRLTARERDVLLEIAQGYSNAETAQRLFLSEATVKTHVGHLLAKLEVRDRVQAVIFAYENGLVRPS; translated from the coding sequence ATGACGATCGACGTGGCACTGGTCGACGACCAGGAACTGGTCCGGACCGGCTTGGCCATGGTCGTCGACGCGACCGACGACATCCGGATCGTCGTCCAGGCCGCCGATGGCGTGGAGGCGGTCTCGAAGCTCGCCGAGACCAAGGTCGACGTCGTGCTGATGGACGTCCAGATGCCGCGGATGGACGGGGTCGAGGCCACCGGAGTGGTCGCCGCCCGCGAGAACGCGCCCAAGGTGATCCTGCTGACGACGTTCGACCTCGACGAGTACGCCATCGCCGGTCTGCGCGCCGGCGCGAGCGGGTTCCTGCTCAAGGACGCTTCGGCCGGCGAGGTGCTGCACGCCATCCGCGCCGTCCATGCCGGCGATGCCGTGATCGCGCGCTCCACGACCCGGCGCATGCTGGATCAGCTCGCGGTCGCACGCGACACTTCTTCGTTGCTGAAGCGGCTCACCGCGCGCGAACGCGACGTGTTGCTCGAGATCGCGCAGGGATACTCCAACGCCGAGACCGCGCAGCGGCTCTTCCTCTCCGAAGCCACGGTCAAAACGCACGTCGGTCATCTGCTCGCCAAGCTCGAGGTCCGTGACCGGGTGCAGGCGGTGATCTTCGCGTACGAGAACGGACTCGTGCGTCCGAGCTGA
- a CDS encoding DUF6463 family protein — translation MTTTDTTAEATITRARWRDPATWGGILALGGGLFHTVVAGFMRQDVWARIFDEGFFNTVTLDPTPDRLPMAEAFWLSPGSFGVPLLLLGGLVLRHTRRGERVPAWLGSGVLAWAVLLGLLGGFDAGTIALLLVGSLFLAGARRGRGIMNE, via the coding sequence ATGACGACAACAGACACAACCGCCGAAGCGACCATCACCCGCGCCCGGTGGCGCGACCCTGCCACCTGGGGCGGGATTCTCGCGCTGGGCGGCGGCCTCTTCCACACCGTCGTCGCCGGCTTCATGCGCCAGGACGTCTGGGCGCGGATCTTCGACGAAGGATTCTTCAACACGGTCACGCTGGACCCCACGCCCGACCGGCTGCCCATGGCCGAGGCGTTCTGGCTCAGCCCTGGCAGTTTCGGGGTGCCGCTGCTTCTGCTCGGCGGGCTGGTGCTCCGGCACACGCGGCGCGGCGAACGCGTGCCCGCCTGGCTGGGCTCGGGCGTCCTCGCGTGGGCGGTCCTGCTCGGACTGCTGGGCGGTTTCGACGCCGGAACGATCGCCCTGCTGCTCGTCGGCTCGCTTTTTCTGGCAGGAGCCCGGCGCGGTCGTGGAATCATGAACGAATGA
- a CDS encoding pyridoxal phosphate-dependent decarboxylase family protein yields the protein MTELGDLLADVAARVTRYRESVADVPVFPEDTTGVREKLGDLPEKPAAPADVIRRLADAVEPALVANTGPRYFGFVTGGALDAATAADMLATGWDQPAFNKITSPAAAIVEEVAGEWLKDVLGLPSGASFGFVTGGQGANTVGLAAARHHVLARAGWDVERRGLHGAPPLPVVASEERHATIDRSLRLLGLGTDAVRPVRADGQGAIDIADLERKLDGPAIVCLQAGNVNTGAFDDVAAATEIAHRHGAWVHVDGAFGLWAAAAPSLRRLTTGLAKADSWAVDGHKWLNVPYDCGYAFCAHPESHRAAMALTAAYLTGQGEGGVRAPSDFVPESSRRARGFATWAALSELGRSGIAELIDRCCALARRFAEKLDACEGVTVVNDVVLNQVLVSFGDDTDRVVEALQRSGECWMGATTWHGMRLMRVSVSNWSTTEADVDRSVAAIEAIRNREAS from the coding sequence ATGACCGAACTGGGGGATCTGCTGGCCGATGTCGCCGCCCGTGTCACCCGTTACCGCGAAAGCGTCGCCGACGTCCCGGTCTTTCCCGAAGACACGACGGGCGTCCGGGAGAAGCTCGGCGACCTGCCCGAGAAACCCGCCGCGCCCGCCGACGTGATCCGGCGGCTGGCCGACGCCGTCGAGCCGGCGCTGGTGGCGAACACCGGGCCGAGGTACTTCGGTTTCGTCACCGGTGGCGCGCTGGACGCCGCGACGGCGGCCGACATGCTGGCGACCGGCTGGGACCAGCCCGCGTTCAACAAGATCACCTCACCGGCCGCCGCGATCGTCGAGGAGGTGGCGGGCGAATGGCTCAAGGACGTCCTCGGCCTGCCGTCCGGCGCCTCGTTCGGTTTCGTGACCGGCGGGCAGGGCGCGAACACGGTCGGCCTCGCCGCCGCCCGGCATCACGTCCTGGCGCGGGCCGGGTGGGACGTCGAGCGCCGCGGGTTGCACGGGGCGCCGCCGCTGCCGGTCGTCGCCAGTGAGGAGCGGCACGCGACGATCGACCGATCGCTCCGCTTGCTCGGCCTGGGCACGGACGCGGTCAGGCCGGTGCGCGCGGACGGCCAAGGCGCCATCGACATCGCCGATCTCGAACGGAAGCTCGACGGGCCCGCAATCGTTTGCCTCCAGGCCGGGAACGTGAACACGGGCGCGTTCGACGACGTCGCCGCGGCGACGGAGATCGCCCACCGTCATGGAGCTTGGGTGCACGTCGACGGCGCGTTCGGGCTCTGGGCGGCCGCCGCCCCCTCACTCCGACGGCTGACCACGGGGCTGGCGAAGGCCGACTCCTGGGCGGTCGACGGGCACAAGTGGCTCAACGTGCCCTACGACTGCGGGTACGCCTTCTGTGCCCATCCCGAGTCGCACCGGGCCGCGATGGCGCTCACCGCCGCGTACCTGACCGGCCAGGGGGAGGGTGGGGTGCGGGCGCCGAGCGACTTCGTGCCGGAATCCTCCCGCCGGGCGCGAGGGTTCGCGACGTGGGCGGCGCTCAGCGAACTCGGCCGCTCGGGGATCGCCGAGCTGATCGACCGGTGCTGTGCGCTGGCCAGGAGGTTCGCCGAGAAACTCGATGCGTGCGAAGGCGTCACCGTCGTGAACGACGTGGTGCTGAACCAGGTGCTCGTCAGCTTCGGCGACGACACGGACCGGGTCGTCGAGGCCCTTCAGCGTTCCGGCGAATGCTGGATGGGCGCGACCACCTGGCACGGCATGCGCCTGATGCGCGTCTCCGTGTCCAACTGGAGCACGACCGAAGCGGACGTCGACCGCAGTGTCGCCGCGATCGAGGCGATCAGGAATCGAGAAGCGTCGTGA
- a CDS encoding VOC family protein, producing MDIAIHGSFLPQTDPEAALAFYRDTLGFEVRNDVGYDGMRWITVGPPGQAVSIVLHPPAVDPGITEDERRVIGEMMAKGTYASILFSSDDLDGLFKHLQESGAEVIQEPTDQPYGLRDGAVRDPSGNLIRIQQRV from the coding sequence ATGGACATCGCCATTCACGGGAGCTTCCTCCCGCAGACCGACCCCGAAGCCGCACTGGCCTTCTACCGCGACACCCTCGGCTTCGAGGTGCGCAACGACGTCGGCTACGACGGCATGCGCTGGATCACCGTCGGCCCGCCGGGACAGGCGGTGTCGATCGTGCTGCACCCGCCCGCCGTCGACCCGGGTATCACCGAGGACGAACGCCGCGTCATCGGCGAGATGATGGCCAAGGGCACCTACGCGAGCATCCTGTTCTCCTCCGACGATCTCGACGGTCTCTTCAAGCACCTGCAGGAGTCGGGCGCCGAGGTCATCCAGGAGCCCACCGACCAGCCGTACGGCCTGCGTGACGGCGCCGTCCGCGACCCGTCGGGGAACTTGATCCGTATCCAGCAGCGCGTCTGA
- a CDS encoding helix-turn-helix domain-containing protein, which produces MESQPTVTAAIEQIAPRLRRAREKKGTTLVELSRATGISTSTLSRLESGQRKPSLELLLPVIAALGLRVDEIVFSPRVLEAPADGRVLIPLTRHEDGPRAYKMTIPASDDEPHPRTHGGREWLYVLRGRLRLVLGDQDVVLGAGEAAEFDCRTPHWFGATGRGRVEVLSLFGEQGERVHVRARTR; this is translated from the coding sequence ATGGAGAGCCAACCCACCGTCACCGCGGCGATCGAACAGATCGCGCCCCGGTTGCGCCGCGCCCGCGAGAAGAAGGGCACCACGCTCGTGGAACTCAGCCGCGCCACCGGCATCTCCACCAGCACCCTGTCCCGTCTCGAATCCGGGCAGCGCAAACCGAGCCTCGAACTGCTGCTGCCGGTGATCGCCGCGCTGGGCCTGCGCGTCGACGAGATCGTCTTCTCACCGAGAGTGCTCGAAGCACCCGCGGACGGCCGGGTTCTCATCCCGCTCACCCGGCACGAGGACGGGCCCCGCGCCTACAAGATGACGATTCCGGCGAGCGACGACGAACCCCATCCGCGAACGCACGGCGGACGCGAGTGGCTCTACGTGCTGCGGGGCAGGCTCCGGCTCGTGCTCGGCGACCAAGACGTCGTGCTCGGCGCGGGCGAGGCCGCCGAGTTCGACTGCCGGACGCCGCACTGGTTCGGCGCCACCGGCCGCGGGCGGGTCGAGGTGCTCAGCCTGTTCGGCGAACAGGGCGAACGGGTCCACGTCCGCGCCCGCACCCGGTGA
- a CDS encoding MFS transporter — MIETKRLPAGVYLLAFSLFAMGSAEFLMAGVLPAAAADLGVSLSSAGALITAFALGVVLGGPPFAVLSLKWPRRTALLTTQAVFAAAIAVGLLADDYWILLVTRFLAGLAYAGFFAVAAVTAISLVTPDRNARASGVVVAGLSVAMVAGGPAGTLLSNLTDWTGGFWGVVALTALGVVACAVGLPATTSAAPSLSGELRAMRTPRLWGVYAVTILSTAAYMVSFNYLAAMLADVLPAVWIPAVLALFGTGAFAGLSLGGRISDRRPHHALLGGGAGIAVFSVLLALFATSAWVVVPTVFLLGVAAFVLNPALYGRVFTIAASAPTLAGATTVSAFQLGISLTPAFAAGALNLGASLTAIPWIGAALALATIPLVLLDRSRDRMLTC, encoded by the coding sequence ATGATCGAGACGAAACGCCTTCCCGCCGGGGTCTACCTCCTGGCTTTCAGCCTGTTCGCGATGGGGAGCGCCGAGTTCCTGATGGCCGGCGTCCTGCCCGCGGCCGCCGCCGATCTCGGCGTCTCCCTGTCGTCCGCGGGCGCGCTCATCACCGCGTTCGCCCTCGGGGTCGTCCTCGGCGGCCCGCCGTTCGCCGTGCTGAGCCTGAAGTGGCCGCGGCGGACGGCCTTGCTGACCACGCAGGCCGTCTTCGCCGCCGCCATCGCGGTCGGCCTGCTCGCCGACGACTACTGGATCCTCCTGGTCACCAGGTTCCTCGCCGGTCTCGCCTACGCCGGTTTCTTCGCCGTCGCCGCCGTGACCGCGATCAGCCTGGTGACACCCGACCGCAACGCCCGTGCCTCGGGGGTCGTCGTCGCCGGGCTCAGTGTCGCCATGGTGGCCGGGGGACCGGCGGGCACCCTGCTGAGCAACCTCACCGACTGGACCGGCGGCTTCTGGGGTGTCGTCGCGCTCACCGCACTGGGTGTGGTCGCCTGTGCCGTCGGCCTGCCTGCCACCACGTCCGCCGCCCCGAGCCTTTCGGGTGAACTGCGCGCCATGCGGACGCCGCGCCTCTGGGGCGTTTACGCGGTCACCATCCTCAGTACGGCCGCGTACATGGTGTCCTTCAACTACCTGGCGGCGATGCTCGCGGACGTCTTGCCCGCGGTCTGGATCCCCGCGGTCCTCGCGCTGTTCGGGACCGGCGCCTTCGCCGGACTGTCGCTCGGCGGCCGGATCTCGGATCGTCGTCCGCACCACGCGCTGCTGGGCGGCGGCGCCGGTATCGCGGTCTTTTCGGTACTGCTCGCGCTTTTCGCGACTTCCGCCTGGGTGGTCGTGCCGACGGTGTTCCTGCTGGGTGTCGCGGCCTTTGTGCTCAATCCGGCGCTCTACGGGCGGGTCTTCACGATCGCCGCTTCCGCTCCGACCCTCGCCGGCGCGACCACGGTCTCGGCGTTCCAGCTGGGCATCAGCCTCACCCCGGCCTTCGCCGCCGGGGCGCTGAATCTGGGGGCCTCGCTGACCGCGATCCCGTGGATCGGCGCGGCGCTGGCGCTGGCCACGATCCCGCTGGTCCTCCTCGATCGCTCGCGTGATCGCATGCTCACTTGCTAG
- a CDS encoding VOC family protein, translated as MKVMPIRYSADVEAMTRFYEALGLGTGPVSRPGGWVEMPAAGGMLAIHRSSGDDVGRCELAFEAEEPLEEVAERLRAAGFEPGPPMDEGFGHSMRVQDPDGVWVQLNLYDRDLYT; from the coding sequence ATGAAGGTCATGCCGATCCGCTACAGCGCGGACGTCGAGGCGATGACGCGGTTCTACGAGGCGCTCGGCCTCGGCACCGGGCCCGTGTCGCGGCCCGGCGGCTGGGTCGAGATGCCCGCCGCGGGCGGGATGCTGGCCATCCACCGGTCCTCCGGCGACGACGTCGGCCGTTGCGAGCTGGCGTTCGAGGCCGAGGAACCGTTGGAGGAGGTCGCGGAACGCCTGCGGGCGGCCGGGTTCGAGCCGGGACCGCCGATGGACGAAGGTTTCGGTCACTCGATGCGCGTCCAGGACCCGGACGGGGTGTGGGTGCAGCTCAACCTGTACGACCGCGACCTCTACACGTGA
- a CDS encoding MFS transporter, translating to MTETRRAGPLFLAVGIVALEFAAAVTGFVASSLLPIVAADLDARNDLGLLIAGSTLGLFVALPLASRVLGRLGPRGTLAAGMAAYLGGLLLAATARTAWMFALGQFSAGLASGLLAIFGISSAIRHLDDRLRIRVVAAASAMWIVPALVGPAATLGLEQLVGWRWTLLVPVPFVLFGRLLVVRAARGEPSTEDGQRPLAKTLTVPLGAALVVFSGGSWPLALAGAAITVAGMIAILPAGTARLRPGTPAALGAMVLFAIGYFGADSLITVLLTSGFGVSLGQAAIVLSAAPLGWAVTSLVAAKFTSARFPVVGLGMTALGTAVLTFGGSFATALAAWAVAGIGVGLAYPGLYIRATTAGSSGFTAAELATAVITAECVGQLLGRAVGGALSSSGTGLFASYALFAASLAAAAYAAARRE from the coding sequence GTGACCGAGACCCGGCGCGCGGGGCCGCTGTTCCTCGCGGTGGGCATCGTCGCGCTCGAGTTCGCGGCGGCAGTCACCGGTTTCGTCGCTTCCAGCCTGCTGCCGATCGTCGCCGCCGATCTCGACGCGAGGAACGATCTCGGGCTCCTGATCGCCGGCTCGACACTGGGGTTGTTCGTCGCGCTTCCCTTGGCGAGCCGCGTTCTCGGCAGGCTGGGGCCGCGCGGCACGCTCGCCGCCGGGATGGCCGCGTACCTCGGCGGGCTGCTCCTGGCCGCGACGGCGAGGACGGCGTGGATGTTCGCCCTCGGCCAGTTCTCCGCCGGGCTGGCCAGCGGGCTGTTGGCGATTTTCGGCATCAGCTCGGCGATCCGGCATCTCGACGACCGGTTGCGGATCCGCGTGGTCGCGGCGGCCTCGGCGATGTGGATCGTGCCCGCACTGGTCGGCCCGGCCGCGACCCTCGGCCTGGAACAGCTCGTCGGCTGGCGGTGGACCCTGCTGGTCCCGGTGCCGTTCGTCCTTTTCGGACGATTGCTGGTCGTGCGCGCCGCCCGCGGCGAACCGTCCACAGAGGACGGGCAGCGGCCGCTCGCGAAGACACTGACGGTACCGCTGGGAGCGGCGCTCGTCGTGTTCAGCGGGGGTTCCTGGCCGCTCGCGCTCGCCGGGGCGGCGATCACCGTCGCCGGGATGATCGCGATCCTGCCGGCGGGGACCGCGCGGCTCCGGCCGGGAACCCCCGCCGCGCTCGGCGCGATGGTGCTGTTCGCCATCGGTTATTTCGGCGCGGACAGTCTCATCACCGTGCTCCTGACGAGCGGGTTCGGGGTGAGCCTCGGGCAGGCGGCGATCGTCCTGAGCGCCGCCCCGCTCGGCTGGGCGGTGACGAGCCTGGTGGCCGCCAAGTTCACGTCGGCCCGCTTTCCCGTCGTGGGCTTGGGCATGACCGCGCTCGGCACCGCCGTCTTGACCTTCGGCGGTTCGTTCGCCACGGCTCTCGCCGCCTGGGCCGTCGCCGGGATCGGCGTCGGACTCGCTTATCCCGGCCTGTACATCAGAGCCACCACCGCGGGTTCGAGCGGTTTCACCGCCGCGGAACTGGCGACCGCCGTCATCACCGCGGAATGCGTCGGGCAGCTGCTGGGCCGGGCCGTCGGTGGCGCGTTGAGCTCCTCCGGCACCGGCTTGTTCGCCTCGTACGCCCTTTTCGCGGCCTCGCTGGCGGCCGCCGCCTACGCCGCGGCCCGCCGGGAATGA
- the aroF gene encoding 3-deoxy-7-phosphoheptulonate synthase encodes MVIVMTPDATDEEVWAIVDQVESVGGSAFVSRGVSRTIIGLIGDVDLFETLNLSGRPGVARVTRISAKYKLVSREHRPEGRSTVVVGGVSIGPDTTTLVAGPCAVETPEQTLEAALMAKKAGATLLRGGAFKPRTSPYAFQGLGELGLRILADVRAETGLPVVTEVVAPHDVDMVAEYADMLQIGTRNMQNFGLLQAAGRAGKPVLLKRGMNSTIEEWLMAAEYIAQRGCLDIVLCERGIRTFETSTRNTLDVSAVPVVQRLSHLPVMIDPSHSGGRRDLVLPLSRAAIAVGADGVLVDVHPHPEEALCDGPQALVTEDLQELSQALDALGTLMGRRSMIEPWRHLRAS; translated from the coding sequence ATGGTCATCGTGATGACGCCGGACGCCACCGACGAAGAGGTGTGGGCGATCGTCGACCAGGTGGAATCCGTCGGTGGAAGCGCCTTCGTCAGCCGTGGGGTGAGCAGGACGATCATCGGGCTGATCGGCGATGTCGACCTGTTCGAAACCCTGAATCTCAGCGGGCGCCCCGGCGTCGCACGGGTGACGCGGATTTCCGCGAAGTACAAGCTGGTCAGCCGCGAACACCGGCCGGAAGGCCGGTCGACGGTCGTGGTCGGCGGGGTGTCGATCGGGCCGGACACCACGACCCTGGTCGCCGGGCCGTGCGCGGTGGAGACACCGGAGCAGACCCTCGAAGCCGCGCTGATGGCCAAGAAAGCGGGTGCCACTCTCCTCCGCGGCGGCGCCTTCAAGCCCAGGACGTCGCCGTACGCCTTCCAGGGGCTCGGGGAACTCGGGCTCCGGATTCTGGCCGACGTCCGAGCAGAGACCGGGCTCCCGGTGGTCACCGAAGTGGTGGCGCCGCACGACGTCGACATGGTCGCCGAGTACGCCGACATGCTGCAGATCGGCACCCGGAACATGCAGAACTTCGGGCTGCTGCAGGCGGCGGGCCGGGCCGGGAAACCGGTGCTGCTCAAACGCGGGATGAACTCCACCATCGAGGAATGGCTGATGGCGGCCGAGTACATCGCGCAGCGCGGCTGTCTCGACATCGTGTTGTGCGAGCGCGGGATCCGGACCTTCGAGACCTCGACGCGCAACACGCTCGACGTGTCGGCGGTGCCGGTGGTCCAGCGTCTTTCGCATCTGCCGGTGATGATCGACCCGTCGCATTCCGGCGGTCGCCGTGATCTCGTGCTGCCGCTGAGCCGGGCCGCGATCGCCGTCGGCGCCGACGGCGTGCTCGTGGACGTGCATCCGCACCCGGAGGAGGCACTCTGCGACGGGCCGCAGGCGCTGGTGACCGAGGATCTTCAGGAACTGTCGCAGGCGCTGGACGCGCTGGGCACGCTGATGGGCAGGCGTTCGATGATCGAGCCGTGGCGCCATCTTCGAGCCAGCTGA
- a CDS encoding acyl-CoA dehydrogenase family protein: protein MSNTENPTREQLVQRATDLVPTLRKHAAWTEENRRLHDESIEAITEAGLFRLRVPQRYGGYEADTRTLVEVAAELGRADASPAWTTAVSWITSWMTGLFPDAVQDEVFSRPDIRVCGTLSPTAIAGPAEGGIVVNGKWGFISGARHAHWQVVIAVLVEEGAEPYPVMGVVPMTDLLIVDDWTTSGLRGTGSVSTVAKDLFIPSERIISLPAVLQGQYSSTANAGLEIFRAPLLPVAAASSVGSVLGLGRAAKELFLKRLPNRKITYTAYESQREAPLTHHQVADATLKLDEAEFHATRLTSLVDGKAADGTPWKLEERVQARADMGATVKLSKEAIDIFANASGGSSIFSDVPIQRIVRDIQAVNLHALMHPDTNNELYGRVLCGLEPNTLYI from the coding sequence GTGTCGAACACCGAGAACCCGACTCGCGAACAGCTCGTCCAGCGGGCCACCGATCTGGTTCCGACGCTGCGGAAGCACGCGGCCTGGACGGAGGAGAACCGGCGGCTGCACGACGAGTCGATCGAGGCGATCACCGAGGCCGGTCTCTTCCGGCTGCGGGTGCCCCAGCGGTACGGCGGCTACGAGGCCGACACCCGCACACTCGTCGAGGTCGCCGCGGAACTGGGCCGCGCCGACGCGTCCCCGGCCTGGACGACCGCGGTCAGCTGGATCACCAGCTGGATGACCGGTCTCTTCCCGGACGCGGTCCAGGACGAGGTCTTCTCCCGGCCCGACATCCGGGTGTGCGGGACGCTCAGCCCGACGGCGATCGCCGGGCCCGCCGAGGGCGGCATCGTCGTCAACGGCAAATGGGGCTTCATCAGCGGCGCGCGGCACGCCCACTGGCAGGTCGTCATCGCGGTCCTCGTCGAGGAAGGCGCGGAGCCGTACCCGGTCATGGGCGTCGTCCCCATGACGGATCTGCTGATCGTCGACGACTGGACGACCAGTGGCCTGCGCGGCACCGGCAGCGTCAGCACGGTCGCCAAGGATCTGTTCATCCCGAGCGAGCGGATCATCAGCCTGCCGGCGGTCCTGCAGGGGCAGTACTCCTCGACGGCCAACGCCGGGCTGGAGATCTTCCGCGCACCCCTGCTCCCGGTCGCCGCGGCGTCGTCGGTCGGCAGTGTCCTCGGTCTCGGACGGGCCGCGAAGGAGCTGTTCCTCAAGCGCCTGCCGAACCGCAAGATCACTTACACCGCCTACGAAAGCCAGCGCGAAGCGCCGCTGACGCACCACCAGGTCGCCGACGCGACGCTGAAGCTGGACGAGGCCGAGTTCCACGCCACCCGGCTGACCTCGCTCGTCGACGGCAAGGCGGCCGACGGCACGCCGTGGAAGCTCGAAGAGCGCGTGCAGGCGCGCGCCGACATGGGCGCGACGGTGAAGCTGAGCAAGGAAGCCATCGACATCTTCGCCAACGCCAGCGGTGGGTCGTCGATCTTCTCCGACGTCCCGATCCAGCGCATCGTCCGCGACATCCAGGCGGTCAACCTGCACGCGCTCATGCACCCCGACACCAACAACGAGCTGTACGGGCGCGTGCTGTGCGGGCTCGAGCCGAACACCCTCTACATCTGA
- a CDS encoding SgcJ/EcaC family oxidoreductase has protein sequence MTTTETAKVTDADKAAIAALTQKVIAAWAYHDADAFADVFTEDGTMILAGSFANGREEIRAFLKDAYATNYKGTQVTGKPVSLRFLSADSAVLLTQGGVLYKGESEVADHNAIRASWTVARQNGEWRLAAYQNTPRDK, from the coding sequence ATGACGACCACCGAAACCGCCAAGGTCACCGACGCGGACAAGGCGGCCATCGCGGCCCTCACCCAGAAGGTCATCGCCGCTTGGGCCTACCACGACGCGGACGCGTTCGCCGACGTCTTCACCGAGGACGGCACGATGATCCTCGCCGGCAGCTTCGCCAACGGGCGCGAAGAGATCCGGGCATTCCTCAAGGACGCTTACGCCACCAACTACAAGGGAACGCAGGTGACCGGCAAGCCCGTCAGCCTTCGCTTCCTCTCCGCGGACTCCGCGGTGCTGCTGACCCAGGGCGGCGTGCTGTACAAGGGCGAGTCCGAGGTCGCCGACCACAACGCGATCCGCGCCTCGTGGACCGTTGCCCGCCAGAACGGCGAGTGGCGTCTCGCCGCATACCAGAACACCCCGCGCGACAAGTGA